Sequence from the Pseudomonas sp. 7SR1 genome:
AGGCCTGGACCAGCTTCAGCGAGGCGTCGGGCACGGAGATTTCCATGAACGGGTTGCCGCCGCGGGCTTCGATCCATTCGGCCAGGGCCGCCTCCACCGGATCGTCCGGGACCGAGAACGGGATCTTGGCGATCACCACGTGTTCGCAGTAGGCACCGGGCAGGTCGACGCCTTCGGCGAAGCTGGCCAGGCCGAACAGTACGCTGGAGTCCCCGCCATCGACCCGCGCCTTGTGCTTGTTCAGGGTCTCCTGCTTCGACAGGTTGCCCTGGATGAACACCTGCTTGCGCCAGTCGCGATCCAGGCCATCGAATACGTCCTGCATCTGCTTGCGCGAGGAAAACAACACCAGCGTGCCCCGGGAGCCCTCCACCAGATCCGGCAGGTCACGGATGATCGCTGCGGTATGGGCTGCGGCGTCCCGGGGGTCGGCGCGCAGGTCCGGCACCCGCAATACCCCGGCATCGGCGTGATGGAACGGGCTCGGGACCACGGCGGTGACGGCGGTCCTGGGCAAGCCGGCACGCATGCGGAAGCGGTCGAAGGTGCCCAGGGCGGTCAGCGTGGCGGAGGTCACCAGCGCGCCATAGGCCACATTCCACAGGTTGCGACGCAGCATGTCCGCCGCCAGGATCGGGCTGGCGTTGACTTCGATATCGAACAGCGAACCGCTTTCGGCCAGGGTCAGCCAGCGCGCCATGGGCGGATTGTCCTCCGGGTCCTCGGTGGTGAACGCGGTCCACAGTTCCCAGTTGCCCTGGGACCGGGACAACAGGCTGCCGAACAGTGGGTACCACTCCTCGGCCTGATTGCTGGCGATACCGATGTTCACCTCGCCATCCATGCCTTCCTTGAGCAGGTCGGTCAGGCGCGTGAACAGGTCGGTCAGGCGGGCGAAGCCTTTCTTGAGCTCGATGCCCATTTCACGCATGTGCTCGGGAATGACCCCACCGACGAAACGATGCCGTGGCCGCTCCCGGCCCTCGACATCCTCGCCGGGCTTGAAGTCGGCCACCTGCTCGCAGGCGGTGAACATGAACTGCTGGTTCGTCTTGATCTCCCGCGCCAGTTCCGGCACCTGCTCGATGAACTTGCCCAGGTCCCCCGGCAAGGGGTGCTGGGCCAGCAGCTTGGTGAGGTTCTTGGCGGTGCTTTCCAGCCAGTCGGCGGTGGAACGCAGCCGGGTGTAATGGGCGAAGTGGCCGATGGCCTTGTCCGGCAGGTGATGCCCTTCGTCGAACACGTAAACGGTGTCGCGCGGATCCGGCAACACGGCGCCGCCCCCCAGGGCCAGGTCGGCCAGGACCATGTCGTGGTTGGTGACGATCACATCGACCTTGCCCATGCCTTCACGGGCCTTGTAGAAGGCGCACTGGCCGAAGTTCGGGCAGTGGCGATTGGTGCATTGGCTGTGGTCGGTGGTCAGCCGGGCCCAGTCGGCATCTTCCAGGGTCGTGGGCCAGCTGTCGCGGTCACCGTCCCACTTATTGCCGGCCAGTTTCTCGATCATGCTGGTGAACAGCTTATGGCTGGCTTCATCGACCTCGATCTTGAAGCCTTCCTCCTCGAACAACTGGGCCGTGGCGGTCTGCGCCTGGCCTTCCTGCAGCAGCATGTCCAGCTTGGACAGGCACATGTAGCGCCCACGCCCCTTGGCCAGCGCGAAACTGAAGTTCAGGCCGCTGTTGCGCATCAGGTCGGGCAGGTCCTTGTAGACGATCTGCTCCTGCAGGGCCACCGTGGCCGTGGCGATCACCAGGCGCTTGCCGGCGGCCTTGGCCGTGGGGATCGCAGCCAGGCTGTAGGCGACGGTCTTGCCGGTACCGGTACCGGCCTCCACCGCCACGACGGCGGGCTCGCCACTGCGCCGGCCTTCATCGTCGGTGTCGATGTCACCCAGGACTTTCGCCACTTCGGCGATCATCAGGCGCTGGCCATAACGCGGCTTGAGGCTCTTGGCTTCGAGAAAACGCGAATAGGCGCCCTGGATCGTGGTTTTGAGTTCGTTGCTGATCATGGATGGTCGGGCGCTAAAAAACGCTGGATAAATTTTCAGTGGTTCGGATCGGCGGCTATCATACCCCGCTAATGAATCCCGCGCAGAACGGAGTAACTCAATGACACCCTTTGCCTTCATCTACACCCTGCATCTACTGGCGGCCCTGGTCTGGGTCGGCGGGATGTTCTTTGCCTGGATGATCCTGCGCCCCGCCGCGATGACGGCCCTGGAAGGTCCCGCCAGGCTCGGGTTGTGGGTCGAAGTGTTTCAACGTTTTTTTGTCTGGGTCTGGATCGCGGTGGTGCTTTTGCCGATCAGCGGTACGGGCCTGATCCATATGCGCTTCGCCGGGTTCGAAACCGCGCCGCGCTATGTGCAGGTCATGATGGGCCTGTACGTGGTGATGACGGCACTGTTCATTCGTA
This genomic interval carries:
- the dinG gene encoding ATP-dependent DNA helicase DinG is translated as MISNELKTTIQGAYSRFLEAKSLKPRYGQRLMIAEVAKVLGDIDTDDEGRRSGEPAVVAVEAGTGTGKTVAYSLAAIPTAKAAGKRLVIATATVALQEQIVYKDLPDLMRNSGLNFSFALAKGRGRYMCLSKLDMLLQEGQAQTATAQLFEEEGFKIEVDEASHKLFTSMIEKLAGNKWDGDRDSWPTTLEDADWARLTTDHSQCTNRHCPNFGQCAFYKAREGMGKVDVIVTNHDMVLADLALGGGAVLPDPRDTVYVFDEGHHLPDKAIGHFAHYTRLRSTADWLESTAKNLTKLLAQHPLPGDLGKFIEQVPELAREIKTNQQFMFTACEQVADFKPGEDVEGRERPRHRFVGGVIPEHMREMGIELKKGFARLTDLFTRLTDLLKEGMDGEVNIGIASNQAEEWYPLFGSLLSRSQGNWELWTAFTTEDPEDNPPMARWLTLAESGSLFDIEVNASPILAADMLRRNLWNVAYGALVTSATLTALGTFDRFRMRAGLPRTAVTAVVPSPFHHADAGVLRVPDLRADPRDAAAHTAAIIRDLPDLVEGSRGTLVLFSSRKQMQDVFDGLDRDWRKQVFIQGNLSKQETLNKHKARVDGGDSSVLFGLASFAEGVDLPGAYCEHVVIAKIPFSVPDDPVEAALAEWIEARGGNPFMEISVPDASLKLVQACGRLLRTEEDRGTITLLDRRLVTQRYGKAILNALPPFRREIS
- a CDS encoding CopD family protein, giving the protein MTPFAFIYTLHLLAALVWVGGMFFAWMILRPAAMTALEGPARLGLWVEVFQRFFVWVWIAVVLLPISGTGLIHMRFAGFETAPRYVQVMMGLYVVMTALFIRIQALQLPPLRKAVAAQDWPAGAAALGKIRLLVGINLLIGLLVVAIGAARPMF